One genomic segment of Streptomyces sp. RerS4 includes these proteins:
- a CDS encoding phosphatase PAP2 family protein: protein MTPPATSTPPDTDTAPEPRFARLVTDGLEPRNWIIAVTLLMGWHADRLAGVGWGLVSAFFCGVVPILFIKWGERRGHWGDRHVRRRQDRLLVIPGIMLSVAACIALMKVFDAPQEMIALIAAMLAALVVILAVTTVWKVSVHTAVSSGALVMLAFAYGPWALAAYPLVALVGWSRVALRDHTLAQVLVGTALGAATAAPVFTLLR from the coding sequence ATGACCCCGCCCGCCACCTCCACCCCGCCCGACACGGACACGGCGCCGGAACCGCGCTTCGCCCGCCTGGTCACCGACGGCCTCGAACCGCGGAACTGGATCATCGCGGTCACCCTGCTGATGGGCTGGCACGCCGACCGTCTCGCCGGCGTCGGCTGGGGCCTGGTGTCCGCCTTCTTCTGCGGCGTCGTCCCGATCCTGTTCATCAAGTGGGGGGAACGACGCGGCCACTGGGGTGACCGCCACGTACGCCGCCGCCAGGACCGCCTGCTGGTCATCCCCGGCATCATGCTCTCCGTCGCCGCCTGCATCGCGCTCATGAAGGTCTTCGACGCCCCTCAGGAGATGATCGCCCTCATCGCGGCGATGCTCGCGGCCCTGGTCGTCATCCTGGCCGTCACGACGGTGTGGAAGGTCTCCGTCCACACCGCCGTCTCCTCCGGCGCCCTCGTCATGCTCGCCTTCGCCTACGGCCCCTGGGCCCTGGCCGCCTACCCCCTGGTGGCCCTGGTCGGCTGGTCCCGCGTGGCCCTGCGCGACCACACCCTCGCCCAGGTCCTGGTAGGCACCGCCCTGGGCGCCGCCACGGCGGCCCCGGTCTTCACCCTCCTGCGCTGA
- a CDS encoding MAB_1171c family putative transporter, with protein MSLLKTTIVVMLWSVALWRLPSAIRVPAQRSLWLAFTGLALASTLAMPAVSLAIDTAGGVNNLSVPAKHFVGIIACGAVLDFVVSMARPQIAHRTRLPHLAVALAVMTVMGVLFARADQPTRVENFYQAYAGMPAATAYLLTFTTYLGVAMAVSTWLFLSYARHAGARSLRTGLRVLGTGTAVGVVYAAIRVTELVTSLLDHDVPLPDDTTQHLADLVEYVAIGLIVIGNSIPAAGILARTAAERRAQRRLGALWASLTEAVPGIVLPATARRSVRVRLHRTVIEIRDAGLGLMPYVSPEDRDRADRVAAEAGLRGEEREAMAEALWLRAARAAKLRGSPPLSSPARHGGTALEDVDFPAEVRRLLLISAAYHSDTATSFPEPS; from the coding sequence ATGAGCCTCCTCAAAACCACGATCGTGGTCATGCTGTGGTCGGTGGCGCTGTGGCGCCTGCCCTCCGCGATACGCGTCCCCGCACAGCGCTCCCTGTGGCTGGCCTTCACCGGCCTCGCCCTGGCGTCAACGCTCGCCATGCCCGCCGTCAGCCTCGCCATTGACACCGCCGGCGGCGTCAACAACCTCTCGGTGCCCGCCAAGCACTTCGTCGGCATCATCGCCTGCGGCGCCGTCCTCGACTTCGTCGTCTCGATGGCCCGCCCCCAGATCGCCCACCGGACGCGGCTGCCCCACCTTGCCGTGGCCCTCGCGGTGATGACCGTCATGGGCGTCCTGTTCGCACGGGCCGACCAGCCCACACGCGTCGAGAACTTCTACCAGGCCTACGCCGGCATGCCGGCCGCCACCGCCTACCTGCTCACCTTCACCACCTACCTCGGCGTGGCGATGGCCGTCTCGACGTGGCTGTTCCTCTCCTACGCGCGCCACGCCGGCGCCCGCTCGCTCCGCACGGGCCTGCGCGTACTGGGCACCGGCACCGCGGTGGGCGTCGTCTACGCGGCGATCCGCGTCACCGAACTGGTCACCAGCCTCCTGGACCACGACGTCCCCCTGCCCGACGACACCACGCAGCACCTCGCCGACCTGGTCGAGTACGTCGCCATCGGCCTGATCGTCATCGGCAACTCCATCCCCGCCGCGGGCATCCTGGCCCGCACCGCCGCCGAACGGCGCGCGCAGCGGCGCCTCGGCGCCCTGTGGGCCTCACTGACCGAGGCGGTGCCCGGCATCGTGCTGCCCGCCACCGCGCGCCGCAGCGTCCGGGTCCGCCTGCACCGGACGGTCATCGAGATCCGGGACGCCGGACTGGGCCTGATGCCCTACGTATCGCCCGAGGACCGCGACCGGGCCGACCGCGTGGCGGCGGAGGCCGGACTGCGCGGCGAGGAACGCGAGGCGATGGCGGAGGCCCTGTGGCTGCGCGCCGCCCGCGCCGCCAAGCTCCGGGGCAGTCCGCCGCTCTCCTCCCCGGCCCGCCACGGCGGCACCGCACTCGAAGACGTCGACTTCCCCGCGGAGGTCCGCCGGCTGCTCCTGATCAGCGCGGCCTACCACTCCGACACCGCCACCTCGTTCCCGGAGCCGTCATGA
- a CDS encoding helix-turn-helix domain-containing protein — MGDHGADTRGPLGDRLDHLINTLHPKGRGPYTYQEIADAIRRQAKDGEPTVSHGTIHSLHTGKVRNPSVDTLRALGRFFGVGPTYFLDDEVAARTDARIRELREGADRAEAGRELADVLQDNHVRAVAFRLSGLSATALRGIKTIVEGARQAEGLPRLDQVPPAEPGASPRP; from the coding sequence ATGGGTGACCACGGCGCCGACACTCGCGGTCCGCTGGGCGATCGTCTCGACCACCTGATCAACACGCTGCACCCCAAGGGCCGCGGTCCCTACACCTACCAGGAAATCGCCGACGCGATCCGTCGGCAGGCGAAGGACGGCGAGCCGACGGTCTCCCACGGGACCATCCACAGCCTGCACACCGGGAAGGTCCGCAACCCGAGCGTGGACACCCTGCGCGCACTGGGCCGGTTCTTCGGGGTCGGGCCCACCTACTTCCTCGACGACGAGGTGGCGGCCCGCACCGACGCGCGCATCAGGGAGCTGCGGGAGGGCGCCGACCGCGCCGAAGCCGGCCGCGAACTGGCCGACGTCCTCCAGGACAACCACGTCAGGGCCGTCGCCTTCCGGTTGAGCGGACTCTCCGCCACCGCCCTGCGCGGGATCAAGACCATCGTGGAAGGCGCCCGTCAGGCGGAGGGGCTGCCGAGGCTGGACCAGGTACCCCCGGCCGAGCCCGGCGCGTCCCCGCGCCCGTAG
- a CDS encoding FAD-binding oxidoreductase has protein sequence MDRERLVQQLTAVVGDAHVLTDPAVRASYETDFTGRYTGRARCVVRPADTAEVAAVLRLCHGSGVPVLPQGGNTGLVGGSVPGPDGGEVVLSLRRLTGIGPLDPDARRITVGAGLPLAALQRHLRPLGWEFGVDLAARDSATLGGMIATNAGGERVVKYGTTRANVAGVEAVLADGGVLDRLAGLPKDNTGYDLTGLLVGSEGTLAVVTRARLRLVPHLPHRVTALLALDSLASAIAVLGRLRLLESLELAEFFTADGLALVLERSGLPAPFRSAHPVHLLVECAGRRDPSGELAELLEEADVREVAVALQDADRRRLAAYRERHTESINAAGIPLKLDVTVPLAALPGFVADLPALLAGRGSPYVFGHLAEGNVHVNLLGVAPADEEAVTEAVLDRVAAAGGSISAEHGIGRAKAPYLHLTRSAADIAVMRSIKAALDPTGLLSPHTLLPTDA, from the coding sequence GTGGATCGCGAGCGACTCGTCCAGCAGCTCACCGCCGTGGTCGGGGACGCCCACGTGCTGACCGACCCCGCCGTGCGGGCCTCCTACGAGACCGACTTCACCGGCCGCTACACCGGCCGCGCCCGCTGCGTGGTCCGCCCCGCCGACACCGCCGAGGTCGCCGCCGTGCTGCGACTGTGCCACGGCTCCGGGGTTCCGGTTCTCCCGCAGGGCGGCAACACCGGCCTGGTCGGCGGCTCCGTTCCCGGCCCCGACGGCGGCGAGGTCGTCCTGTCGCTGCGCCGGCTCACCGGGATCGGCCCCCTCGACCCGGACGCGCGGCGGATCACCGTCGGCGCGGGCCTGCCCCTGGCCGCGCTCCAGCGGCATCTTCGGCCGCTCGGCTGGGAGTTCGGCGTCGACCTCGCCGCGCGGGACTCCGCCACCCTGGGCGGGATGATCGCCACCAACGCGGGCGGCGAGCGCGTCGTCAAGTACGGCACCACCCGCGCCAACGTCGCCGGCGTGGAAGCCGTCCTGGCCGACGGCGGCGTCCTCGACCGGCTCGCCGGGCTGCCCAAGGACAACACCGGCTACGACCTCACCGGCCTGCTCGTCGGCAGCGAGGGCACCCTCGCCGTCGTCACCAGGGCCCGACTGCGCCTGGTCCCGCACCTTCCGCACCGGGTCACGGCGCTGCTGGCCCTGGACTCCCTCGCCTCGGCCATCGCCGTCCTGGGGCGGCTGCGGCTGCTCGAATCGCTGGAACTGGCGGAGTTCTTCACGGCCGACGGCCTGGCCCTGGTCCTGGAGCGGAGCGGACTGCCGGCCCCCTTCCGCAGCGCCCACCCCGTCCATCTCCTCGTCGAGTGCGCGGGCCGCCGCGATCCGTCCGGGGAACTGGCCGAGCTGCTGGAGGAGGCCGACGTGCGCGAGGTGGCCGTCGCCCTCCAGGACGCGGACCGCCGCCGCCTGGCCGCGTACCGGGAGCGGCACACCGAGTCGATCAACGCCGCCGGGATCCCGCTGAAGCTCGACGTCACCGTGCCCCTCGCCGCGCTGCCCGGCTTCGTCGCCGACCTGCCGGCGCTCCTGGCCGGCCGGGGGAGCCCGTACGTCTTCGGTCACCTCGCGGAGGGGAACGTCCACGTGAACCTCCTCGGCGTCGCGCCCGCCGACGAGGAAGCCGTCACCGAGGCGGTGCTCGACCGCGTCGCCGCCGCTGGCGGCAGCATCAGCGCCGAACACGGCATCGGCCGCGCCAAGGCCCCGTACCTGCACCTGACCCGATCGGCCGCCGACATCGCCGTGATGCGCTCGATCAAGGCGGCCCTCGACCCCACCGGTCTGCTGAGTCCGCACACCCTGCTGCCCACCGACGCCTGA
- a CDS encoding BTAD domain-containing putative transcriptional regulator has translation MATAGERSVLVGGARQRTILALLLLSPGRIVPVDTLVDVVWNGRPPATARTQVAIVIAALRKAFKAEGVTEEVIATAHPGYLLRAEGHTLDTVTFTELVAEAEIAVREQRPADAARFYAEALALWRGPALAGVTGQLVEDEAARWEEVRINAYEAHTSVQLDLGRHQLLLPELAAAVREHPLRERTRYHLILAQYRAGRRAEAMESFREARRQFIDELGMEPGPELQELHDAILRDDPSLGALPPESPPDPAAARGQVVPSELPPDVPGFAGRGEELAALDALVDGQDDVGGRTPTVGLITGVAGVGKTGLAVRWAHRVTEQYPDGRLFADLRGYDEHHAPTTAGDILSRFLRSLGVDSDDVPNGLEDRIALYRSVLADRRVLIVLDNVRTFAQIRPLLPGGTGCTVLVTSREQLEQLVTWPQRARVHLGLLPEEDAVELLGRIVGEARVLAAPAESARLVELCDRLPLALRIAAARLASKPHWTVRHLVTRLTDGRRRLDELSQGESQIRAGFELSYRYLHKDAARLYRLLGLLGVPDFTAWVGAALMDQDVLDAERLIEHLVDAQFLEVVGVDATGQLRYRFQNLLRLYADELARAQESEEDRLAACDRVFRTCLTIAEHAHRRENGGDHDIVHGDVPRREIDAFLLDELVASPLEWFEAERLSLVAVVEQSARMGMHDLAWDLVNTMQVLFETRNYLEDWQACSNHALAAARTAGNLRGQAAMHMQLGVVELRLRRLSESTERQETALALYRQAGDAHGGALALSNLAFIDRIRGAYEQGMARLTEALPVFREAGDRVAVASALHNMAQFALDQGRPQTALELSQDAVRVCKANPGGRRGLALATYRLARSYHALGRLEAAEGAFGEVIGLVKERSDLIGLAYALLGLAETRRSAGAVASAEETYLEALDLSRRHHTPLLEGQIRLGLGQVRCADGRADEGRAQLTAALAIFQGIGSPPWEEKAARALEQMADACRKERVAGQ, from the coding sequence ATGGCCACCGCGGGGGAGCGATCGGTTCTGGTAGGAGGTGCCCGGCAACGTACGATTCTGGCCCTTTTGCTTTTGAGTCCCGGTCGAATCGTGCCCGTTGACACCCTGGTGGACGTAGTGTGGAACGGGAGGCCTCCGGCCACCGCGCGCACTCAGGTCGCCATCGTCATCGCGGCCCTGCGCAAGGCCTTCAAGGCCGAGGGCGTGACCGAGGAGGTCATCGCCACCGCGCACCCCGGGTACCTGCTGCGCGCCGAGGGCCACACCCTGGACACCGTCACCTTCACCGAGCTGGTGGCGGAGGCCGAGATCGCGGTCCGCGAGCAGAGACCGGCCGACGCGGCGCGGTTCTACGCGGAGGCGCTCGCCCTGTGGAGGGGCCCAGCCCTGGCCGGGGTGACCGGTCAGCTCGTGGAGGACGAGGCGGCCCGCTGGGAAGAGGTCCGCATCAACGCCTACGAGGCGCACACGAGCGTGCAACTGGACCTCGGCCGACATCAACTCCTGCTGCCGGAACTCGCGGCGGCCGTACGCGAACACCCGCTGCGCGAACGCACCCGCTACCACCTGATCCTCGCCCAGTACCGGGCCGGCCGGCGCGCGGAGGCGATGGAGAGCTTCCGGGAGGCGCGGCGCCAGTTCATCGACGAGCTGGGCATGGAACCGGGCCCCGAGCTCCAGGAACTGCACGACGCGATCCTGCGCGACGACCCCTCCCTGGGGGCGCTGCCCCCGGAGAGCCCACCCGATCCGGCGGCGGCGCGCGGGCAGGTCGTCCCGTCCGAACTCCCGCCGGACGTACCCGGATTCGCCGGACGGGGCGAGGAACTCGCCGCCCTCGACGCCCTGGTGGACGGTCAGGACGACGTCGGCGGGCGCACCCCCACCGTCGGACTGATCACCGGCGTCGCGGGCGTCGGCAAAACCGGTCTCGCCGTCCGCTGGGCGCACCGGGTTACCGAACAGTACCCGGACGGCAGGCTGTTCGCCGACCTGCGCGGCTATGACGAACACCACGCCCCGACCACCGCCGGCGACATCCTCAGCCGCTTCCTGCGCTCCCTCGGCGTGGACAGCGACGACGTGCCCAACGGGCTGGAGGACCGGATCGCGCTGTACCGCAGCGTGCTCGCGGACCGCCGGGTGCTGATCGTGCTGGACAACGTACGGACCTTCGCGCAGATCCGCCCGCTACTGCCGGGCGGAACCGGGTGCACGGTGCTCGTCACCAGCCGCGAGCAGCTGGAGCAGCTGGTCACCTGGCCCCAGCGGGCCCGCGTCCACCTGGGCCTGCTGCCCGAGGAGGACGCCGTCGAGCTGCTGGGCCGGATCGTCGGCGAGGCCCGCGTGCTCGCCGCGCCCGCCGAGTCGGCGCGGCTGGTCGAGCTGTGCGACCGGCTGCCGCTGGCGCTGCGCATCGCGGCCGCCCGGCTCGCCTCGAAGCCGCACTGGACGGTGCGGCACCTGGTGACCCGGCTGACCGACGGCCGCCGCCGGCTGGACGAGCTGAGCCAGGGCGAGTCCCAGATCCGGGCCGGCTTCGAGCTCAGCTACCGCTACCTGCACAAGGACGCCGCCCGGCTCTACCGGCTGCTCGGGCTGCTCGGCGTACCCGACTTCACCGCGTGGGTCGGAGCCGCGCTGATGGACCAGGACGTCCTGGACGCGGAGCGGCTCATAGAGCACCTCGTGGACGCGCAATTCCTGGAGGTCGTCGGCGTCGACGCCACCGGCCAGCTGCGCTACCGGTTCCAGAACCTGCTGCGGCTGTACGCGGACGAACTGGCGCGGGCGCAGGAGAGTGAGGAGGACCGGCTGGCCGCCTGCGACCGGGTGTTCCGTACGTGCCTGACGATCGCGGAGCACGCGCACCGGCGGGAGAACGGCGGGGACCACGACATCGTGCACGGCGATGTCCCGCGCCGGGAGATCGACGCGTTCCTGCTGGACGAGTTGGTGGCGTCCCCCCTGGAATGGTTCGAGGCGGAACGCCTCTCCCTGGTGGCGGTCGTCGAGCAGTCGGCCCGGATGGGCATGCACGATCTGGCCTGGGACCTGGTCAACACCATGCAGGTCCTCTTCGAGACGCGCAACTACCTGGAGGACTGGCAGGCGTGCAGCAACCACGCCCTGGCGGCGGCGCGCACCGCGGGCAACCTCCGCGGGCAGGCCGCCATGCACATGCAGCTGGGCGTGGTCGAACTGCGGCTGCGTCGTCTGTCCGAGTCCACCGAACGCCAGGAGACCGCCCTCGCGCTCTACCGGCAGGCGGGGGACGCTCACGGCGGGGCGCTCGCGCTGAGCAACCTGGCGTTCATCGACCGGATCCGGGGAGCCTACGAGCAGGGCATGGCCCGGCTGACGGAGGCGCTGCCGGTGTTCCGGGAGGCGGGCGACCGGGTGGCCGTGGCGTCCGCGCTCCACAACATGGCGCAGTTCGCGCTCGACCAGGGCCGGCCGCAGACCGCCCTGGAGCTGAGCCAGGACGCCGTGCGGGTGTGCAAGGCCAACCCGGGGGGCCGGCGCGGTCTGGCGTTGGCCACGTACCGGCTGGCCCGTTCCTACCACGCGCTGGGGCGGTTGGAGGCCGCGGAAGGGGCCTTCGGCGAGGTGATCGGGCTCGTCAAGGAGAGGTCCGACCTGATCGGGCTCGCGTACGCGCTGCTGGGCCTCGCGGAGACCCGGCGGTCGGCCGGAGCGGTCGCGTCGGCCGAGGAGACGTACCTGGAGGCGTTGGACCTCTCGCGGCGCCATCACACACCGCTGCTGGAGGGGCAGATCCGGCTCGGCCTGGGGCAGGTCCGGTGTGCGGACGGCCGTGCGGACGAGGGCAGGGCCCAGCTGACCGCGGCGCTCGCGATCTTCCAGGGGATCGGGTCCCCGCCGTGGGAGGAGAAGGCGGCGCGGGCGCTGGAACAGATGGCCGACGCCTGCCGGAAAGAGCGCGTAGCCGGCCAATAA
- the sbnB gene encoding 2,3-diaminopropionate biosynthesis protein SbnB, producing MSRTAGAPSFAVIPGAQVHEVLDGRAPEVVGLIESAYRVHGEGGTVNPPSYFLRFPDRPTSRIIALPASLGGAAPVDGLKWISSFPENVAAGIPRASAVLILNDPETGYPIACLESSIISAARTAASAALAADRLSPAGRRPRRIGFFGVGLIARFIHQYLAGTGWEFDAIGVHDLSTEHADGFADYLARAGEQGPVTVHDSAEKLIRESDLVVFATVAGTPHVTDPAWFGHNPLVLHVSLRDLAPEVILSGFNVVDDIEHCLKADTSPHLAEQLTGSRDFVDGTLYDVLAGNLAVPEDKPVFFSPFGLGVLDLAVGRHIHDTLREQGRLTVVEDFFHEMRRYG from the coding sequence ATGTCACGTACGGCCGGTGCGCCTTCCTTTGCCGTGATTCCCGGTGCCCAGGTGCACGAAGTCCTCGACGGCCGTGCGCCCGAAGTGGTCGGATTGATCGAATCCGCTTATCGGGTGCACGGCGAGGGCGGGACGGTGAATCCGCCGTCCTATTTCCTGCGTTTTCCCGACCGGCCGACCTCGCGGATCATCGCGCTGCCGGCGTCCCTCGGGGGAGCGGCGCCGGTCGACGGGCTGAAGTGGATTTCCAGCTTCCCCGAGAACGTGGCGGCCGGAATTCCGCGCGCCTCCGCCGTACTGATCCTCAACGACCCGGAAACCGGCTACCCGATCGCCTGCCTGGAGTCCTCGATCATCAGCGCGGCCCGCACCGCCGCCTCCGCCGCGCTGGCCGCCGACCGGCTCAGCCCGGCCGGCCGTCGTCCGCGTCGGATCGGCTTCTTCGGCGTCGGCCTGATCGCCCGCTTCATCCACCAGTACCTGGCGGGCACGGGCTGGGAGTTCGACGCGATCGGCGTGCACGACCTGTCCACCGAGCACGCCGACGGCTTCGCCGACTACCTCGCCCGCGCCGGCGAGCAGGGGCCGGTCACCGTGCACGACAGCGCCGAGAAGCTGATCCGCGAGAGCGACCTCGTCGTCTTCGCGACCGTCGCGGGCACCCCCCACGTCACCGACCCGGCCTGGTTCGGTCACAACCCGCTGGTCCTGCACGTCTCGCTGCGCGACCTGGCGCCCGAGGTGATCCTCTCCGGTTTCAACGTCGTGGACGACATCGAGCACTGCCTGAAGGCCGACACCTCCCCCCACCTCGCCGAACAGCTCACCGGCAGCCGCGACTTCGTCGACGGCACCCTCTACGACGTCCTGGCCGGGAACCTCGCGGTCCCCGAGGACAAGCCGGTCTTCTTCTCCCCCTTCGGCCTGGGCGTCCTCGACCTCGCCGTCGGCCGCCACATCCACGACACCCTCCGGGAGCAGGGCCGGCTCACCGTCGTGGAGGACTTCTTCCACGAGATGCGCCGCTACGGCTGA
- a CDS encoding anthranilate synthase component I family protein — protein sequence MTTVLDTTTRAPADHGRSPLRVHIEETPLDPHPPMELYEALRGRFGEDVFLLESLESPEFDGNRAVVGFGRLAELRIHPGRISAVGVPSVLARLSEVADRLGLAVGPGGDRLFERPGQVWDVLRAVQASFDVDSTRPDYAFGFLATIGYGAAWYMEDLPERPARADDAPDLVLTLFQDTVWYDLDAGAVVRLAARAAGGFGPDGGPAAHTDLAGIVERLTAGMSEPAGRVPEAPAPSAVRDSTDEAAFRADVARCLRHIGVGDIYQIQIGHRIEVDTALTPAEVYRRLRARNPSPYMYLVPRCGSTLIGASPEVLFRTEGDRIVMRPIAGTTPRSGDPAVDGPRVETLLASEKERAEHVMLVDLCRNDIGRVCLPATLDAPEVMTVETFSHVFHLVSTVEGLLAPGEDTWSALAATFPAGTVTGAPKIRAMEIISELESEPRDMYAGAVGLVDVRGWSRLALCIRTVTHDGSTYSTQSCAGIVADSSPAAEWRETLHKMGAAHWALTGEELSA from the coding sequence GTGACCACAGTGCTCGACACCACCACTCGGGCGCCGGCCGACCACGGTCGCTCCCCCCTGCGCGTCCACATCGAGGAGACCCCCCTCGACCCGCATCCGCCGATGGAGCTGTACGAGGCCCTGCGGGGGCGGTTCGGGGAGGACGTCTTCCTGCTGGAGTCCCTGGAGAGCCCCGAGTTCGACGGCAACCGCGCCGTCGTCGGCTTCGGCCGGCTCGCCGAGCTGCGGATCCACCCCGGGCGGATCTCCGCCGTCGGCGTGCCCTCCGTACTGGCCCGGCTGTCCGAGGTCGCCGACCGACTCGGGCTGGCCGTCGGCCCCGGCGGTGACCGGCTGTTCGAGCGCCCCGGCCAGGTCTGGGACGTCCTGCGGGCCGTGCAGGCCTCCTTCGACGTAGACAGCACCCGGCCCGACTACGCCTTCGGCTTCCTCGCCACCATCGGCTACGGCGCCGCCTGGTACATGGAGGACCTGCCCGAGCGGCCCGCCCGCGCCGACGACGCCCCCGACCTCGTCCTGACCCTGTTCCAGGACACCGTCTGGTACGACCTCGACGCCGGCGCCGTCGTCCGCCTCGCGGCCCGCGCCGCCGGGGGCTTCGGCCCCGACGGCGGGCCCGCCGCCCATACCGACCTCGCCGGGATCGTGGAGCGCCTCACCGCCGGGATGAGCGAACCCGCCGGTCGCGTCCCCGAGGCGCCCGCGCCGTCGGCGGTGCGCGACAGCACCGACGAGGCCGCCTTCCGTGCCGACGTCGCACGCTGCCTGCGCCACATCGGCGTCGGCGACATCTACCAGATCCAGATAGGCCACCGCATCGAGGTCGACACCGCCCTGACCCCGGCGGAGGTCTACCGGCGCCTGCGCGCCCGCAACCCCTCCCCGTACATGTACCTCGTCCCCCGCTGCGGCTCCACCCTGATCGGCGCCAGCCCCGAGGTGCTCTTCCGGACCGAGGGCGACCGCATCGTCATGCGTCCCATCGCCGGCACCACCCCGCGCAGCGGGGACCCGGCCGTGGACGGGCCGCGCGTCGAGACCCTGCTCGCGAGCGAGAAGGAACGGGCCGAGCACGTCATGCTCGTGGACCTGTGCCGCAACGACATCGGCCGGGTGTGCCTGCCCGCCACCCTGGACGCGCCCGAGGTGATGACGGTCGAGACCTTCTCGCACGTCTTCCACCTCGTCTCCACCGTCGAGGGCCTGCTCGCCCCGGGGGAGGACACCTGGTCGGCGCTGGCCGCCACCTTCCCCGCCGGCACCGTCACCGGCGCCCCCAAGATCCGCGCCATGGAGATCATCTCCGAACTGGAGTCCGAACCCCGGGACATGTACGCCGGAGCCGTCGGCCTCGTCGACGTCCGCGGCTGGTCCCGCCTCGCGCTGTGCATCCGTACGGTCACCCACGACGGGTCGACGTACTCCACCCAGAGCTGCGCCGGCATCGTCGCGGACTCCTCGCCCGCCGCCGAGTGGCGCGAGACCCTGCACAAGATGGGGGCGGCCCACTGGGCGCTCACCGGTGAGGAGCTGTCGGCGTGA
- a CDS encoding aminodeoxychorismate/anthranilate synthase component II — translation MKVLLVDAYDSFTHIIDQYLRTLGATTEVVRSRTESPDALAARRPDAVVLGPGPGHPAESGHVELVHRFAGRVPLLGICLGHQAIALAHGGRVRVADRLKHGKTSEVTHDGAGVFTGLDTPMTATRYHSLIVEQPLPQELTATAHAVDDGYVMGLRHRTLAVEGVQFHPESITTVGGMRLLRNFLTTARTPSADTLAG, via the coding sequence GTGAAGGTCCTGCTCGTGGACGCGTACGACAGCTTCACCCACATCATCGACCAGTACCTGCGCACCCTCGGCGCCACCACCGAGGTCGTCCGCTCCCGCACCGAGAGCCCCGACGCCCTCGCCGCGCGGCGGCCGGACGCGGTGGTGCTGGGCCCCGGCCCGGGGCACCCCGCCGAGTCGGGCCACGTCGAGCTCGTGCACCGCTTCGCCGGGCGGGTGCCGCTGCTCGGGATCTGCCTCGGCCACCAGGCCATCGCCCTGGCCCACGGCGGCCGGGTACGGGTCGCCGACCGGCTCAAGCACGGCAAGACCAGCGAGGTCACCCACGACGGCGCCGGCGTGTTCACCGGCCTCGACACCCCCATGACCGCCACCCGTTATCACTCGCTCATCGTCGAACAACCCCTGCCGCAGGAGCTGACCGCCACCGCCCACGCCGTCGACGACGGCTACGTCATGGGGTTGCGCCACCGCACCCTGGCCGTCGAAGGGGTGCAGTTCCACCCCGAGTCGATCACCACGGTCGGCGGCATGCGGCTCCTGCGGAACTTCCTCACCACCGCACGCACCCCGTCAGCGGACACCCTCGCCGGGTGA